In one window of Cellulophaga sp. HaHa_2_95 DNA:
- a CDS encoding NUDIX hydrolase, producing the protein MDFRKRDNVTVDCVVFALNASGLHVLLRNRTLNLYDDEFLEINDWVITGYYVFKSKTLEESADLIFKEITGVSNADKIQFRTYGNPSRIKSEKDLLWIRSRGVQAQTMAIGYYYALPLEIVSLKHDGFKWFKYQSLPDLGFDHQKIVADAYEDLKKKIMTEPIIFNFLPVKFTLNDLQFAYESILDIKIDNRNFRKKSLGKPYIVPLNEKRKGVSKKPSKLYVFSKDVYNTVKEKDYIISI; encoded by the coding sequence ATGGATTTTAGAAAAAGAGATAATGTTACGGTGGATTGTGTTGTTTTTGCTTTGAATGCAAGCGGACTTCATGTATTGTTGCGCAATAGAACTTTGAACTTGTATGATGATGAGTTCTTGGAGATTAATGATTGGGTGATTACCGGCTACTATGTTTTTAAAAGTAAAACACTAGAAGAATCGGCAGATCTTATTTTTAAAGAAATTACTGGGGTATCAAATGCAGATAAGATTCAGTTCAGAACGTATGGGAATCCTAGTAGAATTAAATCAGAGAAAGATTTGCTTTGGATACGAAGTAGAGGGGTGCAAGCGCAAACTATGGCAATAGGGTATTATTATGCTTTGCCATTAGAAATAGTAAGTCTTAAGCATGATGGCTTTAAGTGGTTCAAATATCAATCATTACCAGACTTAGGTTTTGATCATCAGAAAATTGTGGCTGATGCTTATGAGGATTTAAAAAAGAAGATAATGACAGAGCCTATTATCTTTAATTTCCTTCCAGTGAAATTTACGTTAAACGATTTGCAATTTGCATATGAGTCTATATTGGATATAAAGATTGATAACCGTAATTTCAGAAAGAAGTCTTTAGGTAAGCCTTATATAGTACCCTTGAATGAAAAAAGGAAAGGGGTTTCTAAGAAGCCCTCTAAATTATACGTGTTTAGTAAAGATGTGTATAATACGGTAAAAGAGAAAGACTATATAATAAGTATATAG
- a CDS encoding mannitol dehydrogenase family protein, which produces MSNLLYLNTENTNSLPNSILKSNVDRDKIKTGIAHIGLSNFHRAHQAYYMHELIEQHQELNFGICGIDLLESDRKIYNILKDQDGLYTLITKKANGTIDYKIISSIIEYFYSPENPLAAIERLARPDIKIISLTIAEDGYHLNETTGEFNLTHPQVKEDSLSKFNPKTVFGYLTQVFNLRKERGLPGCTILSCDNIQANGDTVKKSFFNYVEKTTPSLLPWLQENTSFPNSMVDRITTFTSAKDIELFKETYNIYDQWPVVSEPFSKWIIEDNFISGKPDWEKVGIQLVKDIKPFENAKLRILNAGHSILGILGTLNGYKYVHEVANDEDFIFFLENYIKTEVTPSLQNTEQQNLKAYKKEVIDRFKNPHINDSLSRICKESSSKIPIFVFPTLLKQLSNQESIAYATFVMAAWCKYYDGVDDYGKTFDITDNLSNQLIRTAALSQQNPQLFLENNSLFKDLVHQDLFKERFEYYLSKLRTLSIKECLVLMNTEKL; this is translated from the coding sequence ATGTCAAATTTGCTCTATTTAAATACTGAAAACACCAATTCCTTACCCAACAGTATTTTAAAATCTAACGTAGACCGTGACAAAATAAAAACAGGTATAGCACATATTGGACTCTCCAACTTTCATCGTGCCCACCAAGCTTATTACATGCACGAACTTATAGAACAACATCAGGAATTAAACTTTGGAATTTGCGGTATAGATCTATTAGAATCGGATAGAAAAATATACAATATCCTTAAGGATCAAGACGGACTCTATACTTTAATTACTAAAAAGGCAAATGGCACTATAGACTACAAAATAATAAGCTCTATTATAGAATACTTTTATAGCCCTGAAAACCCACTAGCTGCCATAGAACGTTTAGCAAGACCCGATATCAAAATAATTTCTCTCACCATTGCTGAAGACGGTTACCACCTAAATGAAACAACTGGCGAATTTAATTTAACACATCCACAGGTTAAAGAAGACTCCCTAAGCAAATTTAACCCTAAAACAGTTTTTGGCTATTTAACACAGGTATTTAATCTACGTAAAGAAAGAGGCTTACCAGGCTGCACCATTTTAAGCTGTGACAACATACAAGCAAATGGAGATACGGTAAAAAAATCTTTCTTTAATTATGTAGAAAAGACCACTCCTTCTTTATTACCGTGGCTCCAAGAAAATACAAGCTTCCCTAATTCTATGGTAGACCGGATAACCACCTTTACTTCTGCAAAGGATATAGAGCTATTCAAAGAAACCTATAATATTTATGATCAATGGCCGGTAGTCTCAGAACCTTTCAGCAAATGGATTATAGAAGACAACTTTATTTCCGGAAAACCGGATTGGGAAAAAGTAGGCATTCAACTTGTAAAAGATATTAAACCTTTTGAAAATGCCAAACTTCGAATTCTAAATGCTGGTCACTCTATTCTAGGAATTTTAGGTACGCTAAATGGATACAAATATGTACATGAAGTAGCTAACGACGAAGATTTTATTTTCTTTCTAGAGAATTACATTAAAACTGAAGTAACTCCTAGTTTGCAAAACACAGAACAGCAAAATCTAAAAGCCTATAAGAAAGAAGTCATTGATCGTTTCAAAAACCCACATATTAACGATAGCCTTTCTAGGATTTGCAAAGAGAGTTCTTCTAAAATTCCGATTTTTGTATTCCCTACATTACTGAAACAGCTAAGCAATCAAGAATCCATAGCCTACGCCACATTTGTTATGGCAGCTTGGTGTAAATATTATGATGGCGTTGATGATTATGGAAAAACTTTTGACATTACAGACAACCTAAGTAATCAACTTATTAGAACCGCCGCGCTTTCACAGCAAAACCCACAACTGTTTTTAGAAAACAACAGCCTATTTAAAGACTTAGTGCATCAAGATCTATTTAAAGAACGATTTGAATACTACCTTTCTAAACTAAGAACATTATCCATTAAAGAATGCCTAGTCTTAATGAATACCGAAAAGCTATAA
- a CDS encoding carbohydrate kinase has translation MSDITCFGEVLWDEFPEHKKIGGAPLNVGIRLNSFGNNVSVISRIGADADGRGIYEYIKENGINGNGLQVDDTLKTGTVKVVLNSKGSASYDIMFPRAWDQIELSSTAQKTVKDSDAFIYGSLVARNEKSKETLYELLKIASYKIFDVNLREPYYTKEILEYLIHRADFVKFNDDEIYEISEMLGSKSISLEHTIQFMAESTNTDTICVTKGKHGAVLYIKGVFYHNSGYHIEVVDTVGAGDSFLAGLVDKLLKKENPQEAIDFACAIGAIVASKAGANPEISQEEVMVMMTL, from the coding sequence ATGAGTGATATAACTTGTTTTGGTGAAGTGTTGTGGGATGAATTTCCGGAGCATAAGAAAATTGGAGGAGCACCATTAAATGTTGGAATTCGTTTAAATTCTTTTGGAAATAATGTATCTGTGATTAGTAGAATTGGTGCGGATGCAGATGGGCGAGGGATTTATGAGTATATCAAAGAAAACGGAATTAATGGAAACGGCCTGCAGGTAGATGATACATTAAAGACAGGAACCGTTAAAGTGGTATTGAATTCCAAAGGATCGGCTTCTTATGATATTATGTTTCCTAGAGCTTGGGATCAAATAGAATTGTCTTCTACAGCCCAAAAAACAGTGAAAGATTCAGATGCTTTTATCTACGGTAGTTTAGTGGCTAGAAATGAAAAGTCTAAAGAAACACTTTATGAGTTGCTTAAGATTGCTTCGTATAAAATATTTGATGTCAATTTAAGAGAGCCGTATTATACGAAAGAGATTCTTGAGTATTTAATACACCGGGCAGATTTTGTAAAATTCAATGATGACGAAATTTATGAAATTAGTGAAATGTTGGGTTCTAAGTCTATAAGTTTGGAACATACCATTCAGTTCATGGCAGAAAGTACAAATACAGATACTATATGTGTTACTAAGGGTAAGCATGGAGCTGTCCTTTATATAAAGGGTGTTTTTTATCATAATAGTGGCTATCATATAGAGGTAGTAGACACGGTTGGGGCAGGAGATTCTTTTTTGGCAGGGCTGGTAGATAAATTATTAAAGAAAGAGAATCCTCAAGAGGCTATAGATTTTGCCTGTGCCATTGGTGCTATTGTGGCAAGTAAAGCAGGTGCTAATCCTGAAATAAGTCAAGAAGAAGTAATGGTTATGATGACCTTATAA
- a CDS encoding mannitol dehydrogenase family protein, whose protein sequence is MKSFKLNSDNLSQFADSAAVPTYNRSDVKVGIVHVGIGGFHRAHEAYYTDQLLHKEGNKDWGICGVALLDFDQKIYQTLKDQDGLYTLIVKELDGTLTKTIIGSIVEYLFAPENPAAVIDKMAHQDIKIITLTITEGGYNYNEATKKFDFGNPLIQHDLKNPTAPKTIFGYLTQALKARKEQDLKGVAIQSCDNVQGNGHMIQNMLLSYVEKAAPSLVEWIQANVTFPNSMVDRITPATSLVDISALKDNSGIDDAWPVVCEPFKQWVIEDDFVAGRPAWENVGAQFVSDVVPYEKMKLSLLNAGHSVLGILGALKGYATIDEAVHDPAISQFLRLYMDIEVTPVLGNLEGVDLKSYKHSLIQRFGNIYIKDQIDRICSETSAKLPIFILPTINAQLMESRSVKLAAFVVAAWAIYSLGLDESGNPLVIKDALADVLHEKAVEAKNEPKEFLSIESVFGDLKKSQVFVDAYRESYDNILKYGVEKCVLDLNNEILNKI, encoded by the coding sequence ATGAAAAGTTTCAAATTAAATAGTGATAATCTGTCACAATTTGCGGATAGCGCAGCTGTCCCAACCTACAATAGATCGGATGTGAAAGTGGGTATTGTTCATGTGGGTATAGGTGGTTTTCATAGAGCACACGAAGCATATTACACAGATCAATTATTACATAAAGAAGGGAATAAAGATTGGGGAATCTGTGGTGTAGCATTATTAGATTTTGACCAAAAAATATATCAGACGCTTAAAGATCAAGATGGTCTGTATACGTTAATTGTAAAAGAATTGGATGGTACGCTAACAAAAACTATTATAGGCTCTATAGTAGAGTATCTATTTGCCCCAGAAAATCCTGCTGCAGTTATTGATAAAATGGCGCATCAAGATATTAAGATTATAACGCTCACCATTACGGAAGGAGGGTATAATTATAATGAAGCAACTAAGAAATTCGATTTTGGGAACCCTTTAATTCAGCATGATTTAAAAAACCCTACGGCACCAAAGACAATATTTGGTTACTTGACACAAGCTTTGAAAGCACGTAAAGAACAGGATTTAAAAGGAGTTGCTATTCAGTCATGTGATAATGTTCAGGGTAACGGACATATGATTCAGAATATGTTATTGAGTTATGTGGAAAAAGCAGCGCCTTCATTGGTAGAATGGATTCAAGCAAATGTCACATTCCCAAATAGTATGGTAGATAGGATTACGCCAGCAACAAGTTTAGTAGATATATCAGCATTAAAAGATAATTCAGGTATTGATGATGCTTGGCCAGTAGTTTGTGAGCCATTCAAGCAATGGGTTATTGAGGATGATTTCGTTGCAGGAAGACCAGCATGGGAAAATGTTGGGGCTCAGTTTGTGTCAGATGTAGTTCCTTATGAAAAAATGAAGTTGAGTTTGCTCAATGCAGGTCATTCTGTATTAGGAATTTTAGGAGCATTAAAAGGGTATGCTACAATTGATGAAGCGGTACATGATCCCGCTATAAGTCAGTTTCTAAGGTTGTATATGGATATAGAGGTGACGCCAGTTTTGGGTAACTTAGAAGGTGTCGATTTAAAAAGCTATAAACATTCTTTAATTCAGCGTTTCGGGAATATATATATTAAAGATCAAATTGATAGAATTTGCTCAGAAACTTCTGCGAAGCTCCCTATATTTATATTGCCTACAATTAATGCGCAATTAATGGAGAGTAGATCTGTTAAATTAGCAGCGTTTGTTGTTGCGGCTTGGGCTATTTATTCCTTAGGATTAGATGAGAGCGGTAATCCGTTAGTGATTAAAGATGCATTAGCAGATGTGTTGCATGAGAAAGCTGTAGAAGCTAAAAATGAACCAAAAGAATTTTTAAGTATTGAATCAGTTTTTGGGGATTTGAAGAAATCACAAGTCTTTGTTGATGCCTACCGTGAATCATATGATAATATTTTGAAATATGGTGTTGAGAAATGCGTGTTAGATTTAAATAATGAGATCTTAAATAAAATATAA
- a CDS encoding ABC transporter permease: MALTLKQQLSSPGGILKFLIKYNTIFIFLVLVLFSAVISDVFFTAVNLSNLLKQVSGIGIISIGMLIVILTGGIDLSVGSMVALLAVIFAIFVNIFALPLAILLTLVIGFGLGSVAGYLVAYQKMAPFIATLALMTVARGAGFMLSKGSPVTFETYGGLFMSNFANNSIFGIPNISIVFFVIVAAAFVMLRYNVFGRLVIAIGSNEEASRLSGIKVSKYKFLVYAISGTLAAIAAVIVASRTNLGSPNMGISWELDAIAAVVIGGASLNGGRGSAINTLMGVLILGLISNILNLLNVPSYPQQIVKGGIIIFAVLLQRFENK; this comes from the coding sequence ATGGCTTTAACTTTAAAACAGCAACTTAGTAGCCCAGGAGGGATATTAAAGTTTTTAATAAAGTACAATACAATATTTATTTTTTTAGTGCTGGTATTATTTTCAGCAGTTATTTCAGATGTATTTTTTACAGCTGTAAATCTTAGTAATCTTTTAAAACAGGTATCGGGTATTGGTATTATTAGTATCGGTATGCTTATCGTAATTCTTACTGGTGGTATTGATTTGTCAGTAGGTTCAATGGTAGCATTATTAGCGGTAATATTTGCGATTTTCGTCAATATTTTTGCATTGCCACTTGCTATTCTTTTGACCTTAGTAATTGGTTTTGGTTTAGGCAGTGTGGCGGGTTATTTAGTGGCGTACCAAAAAATGGCGCCATTTATTGCAACCCTAGCATTAATGACCGTTGCAAGAGGGGCGGGGTTTATGTTATCAAAAGGTTCTCCTGTGACATTTGAAACTTATGGTGGGCTGTTCATGTCAAACTTTGCCAATAATTCAATTTTTGGCATTCCTAATATATCCATCGTATTTTTTGTTATTGTCGCTGCTGCTTTTGTAATGCTGCGTTATAATGTGTTTGGTAGGTTAGTTATTGCTATTGGTAGTAATGAGGAGGCTTCTCGTTTATCGGGAATTAAAGTAAGTAAATATAAATTTCTAGTATATGCTATTTCTGGAACCTTAGCGGCAATAGCAGCAGTCATTGTCGCTTCACGAACAAATTTAGGTTCTCCAAATATGGGAATATCTTGGGAACTTGATGCTATTGCGGCAGTTGTAATTGGTGGTGCTAGTTTAAATGGGGGTAGGGGTTCTGCGATTAATACCTTGATGGGGGTCTTAATATTGGGTTTAATAAGTAATATTTTGAATTTATTAAACGTGCCATCCTATCCGCAACAAATAGTAAAAGGTGGCATTATCATATTTGCAGTATTACTGCAACGTTTCGAAAATAAATAA
- a CDS encoding sugar ABC transporter ATP-binding protein: MENNTCEYRLEMSGISKSFGAVSVLSNVNLKIKHGEIHALLGENGAGKSTLMKILSGVHQKDTGKVILNGEEINPRNTHDGQVLGINVVYQELSLVNDLSVAENIYLHKLGSNKFWMNWKEITKDAQELINSLGFDIDASATVRDLSIVQKQVVEIAKAISEDTKVLVLDEPTTVFDPTDTQKLFDNLFKLKEKGISIIYISHHLEEVFKIADTVTVLKDGVDTGSMPVSEIDTDGIIRLMIGRELKDLYPLRDVVVGKDPFFEVKNLTAKDTLVYDVSFSVKKGEVLGIAGLGGSGRTETAKLIFGAHKKKSGSIFLNGEEIKTKSPVEAVGHQIGLVSENRKEEGVFLPLSIRKNISVTDFNSISSKLGFIKTDKEFDSVSALMKKLNIKAPGSEVDVKNLSGGNQQKVALAKWLSIDSKVIIIDEPTRGVDVGAKVEIYSLINEVAKKGVGVIVISSDMPEIMGIADRILVMHAGTIYGELPKEKFSEENILRYSIGKPLK, encoded by the coding sequence ATGGAAAATAATACATGTGAATATAGGCTTGAAATGTCTGGAATATCTAAAAGTTTTGGAGCTGTTTCGGTTTTGAGTAATGTAAATCTCAAAATAAAACATGGGGAAATTCATGCTTTACTTGGTGAGAATGGCGCAGGAAAATCTACTTTAATGAAAATTTTAAGTGGAGTTCATCAAAAAGATACGGGAAAAGTTATTTTGAACGGTGAAGAGATAAACCCAAGAAATACACATGATGGTCAGGTGTTGGGTATAAATGTGGTATATCAAGAGTTGTCGTTGGTGAATGATTTATCTGTGGCTGAAAATATTTATTTGCACAAACTAGGTTCGAATAAATTTTGGATGAATTGGAAAGAAATTACAAAAGACGCTCAAGAGCTAATAAATTCATTGGGGTTCGACATTGATGCCTCGGCTACGGTAAGAGATTTGAGTATTGTGCAGAAACAAGTCGTAGAAATTGCCAAAGCTATTTCAGAAGACACCAAAGTTTTGGTGCTAGATGAGCCAACAACAGTTTTTGATCCTACTGATACGCAGAAATTATTTGACAACTTGTTTAAGTTAAAGGAAAAAGGAATTTCTATCATTTATATCTCACATCATTTAGAGGAGGTCTTTAAAATAGCAGATACGGTAACCGTACTTAAGGATGGTGTAGATACGGGTAGTATGCCAGTATCAGAAATAGATACGGATGGCATTATACGTTTAATGATTGGTAGAGAATTAAAAGATTTATATCCACTTAGAGATGTGGTTGTAGGTAAAGATCCCTTTTTTGAAGTAAAAAACTTGACAGCAAAAGATACCTTGGTTTATGATGTTTCATTTTCAGTAAAAAAAGGAGAGGTTTTGGGTATTGCTGGTTTAGGTGGTAGTGGAAGAACGGAGACTGCGAAATTGATTTTTGGGGCACATAAAAAAAAATCAGGCAGTATTTTTTTAAATGGAGAAGAGATAAAAACAAAATCGCCAGTAGAAGCTGTTGGTCATCAGATAGGTCTGGTTTCTGAAAACAGAAAAGAAGAGGGTGTTTTTTTGCCGCTATCTATCCGGAAAAACATTAGTGTAACCGATTTTAATTCTATTTCAAGTAAGCTAGGTTTTATTAAAACCGATAAGGAGTTTGATAGTGTTAGTGCATTAATGAAAAAATTGAATATTAAAGCACCAGGATCTGAGGTTGATGTTAAGAACTTAAGTGGTGGTAATCAACAAAAAGTTGCGCTAGCTAAATGGTTGAGTATAGATAGTAAGGTTATAATAATTGATGAACCTACGCGTGGTGTAGATGTTGGGGCAAAAGTTGAAATCTATAGTCTTATTAATGAGGTAGCAAAAAAAGGGGTTGGTGTAATCGTTATTTCCTCTGATATGCCGGAAATAATGGGGATTGCAGACCGAATCCTAGTAATGCACGCGGGAACTATTTACGGTGAATTGCCGAAAGAAAAATTCTCAGAAGAAAATATACTTCGCTACTCCATAGGAAAACCTTTAAAATAA